One Streptomyces sp. R28 DNA window includes the following coding sequences:
- the rbfA gene encoding 30S ribosome-binding factor RbfA, whose protein sequence is MADNARAKRLADLIREVVAQKLLRGIKDPRLGSHVTITDTRVTGDLREATVFYTVYGDDEERADAAAGLESAKGVLRSAVGAAAGVKFTPTLTFVADALPDTARTIDDLLDKARQSDEKVREVSAGAKYAGEADPYRKPGDDEESDSAAETDGDTAE, encoded by the coding sequence GTGGCCGACAACGCGCGGGCGAAAAGGCTGGCGGACCTCATCCGAGAGGTGGTGGCCCAGAAGCTGCTGCGCGGGATCAAGGACCCGCGGCTCGGCTCGCATGTCACCATCACGGACACCCGGGTCACAGGTGACCTGCGGGAGGCGACCGTCTTCTACACGGTGTACGGGGACGACGAGGAGCGGGCGGACGCGGCCGCCGGCCTGGAGAGCGCCAAGGGCGTGCTCCGGTCGGCCGTCGGGGCGGCCGCGGGTGTGAAGTTCACGCCGACCCTCACCTTCGTCGCCGACGCCCTGCCGGACACCGCCCGGACCATCGATGACCTCCTCGACAAGGCGCGCCAGTCCGACGAGAAGGTGCGCGAGGTGTCCGCGGGCGCGAAGTACGCCGGTGAGGCCGACCCGTACCGCAAGCCGGGCGACGACGAAGAGTCGGACAGCGCCGCCGAGACGGACGGCGACACCGCGGAATGA
- the nusA gene encoding transcription termination factor NusA — translation MDIDMSALRGLVREKEISFPLLVEAIESALLIAYHRTEGSRRHARVELNRETGHVTVWAKEDPEDLEEGQEAREFDDTPSGFGRIAATTAKQVILQRLRDAEDDATLGEYAGREGDIVTGVVQQGRDPKNVLVDIGKLEAILPVQEQVPGETYPHGMRIRSYVVRVAKGVRGPSVTLSRTHPNLVKKLFALEVPEIADGSVEIAAIAREAGHRTKIAVRSTRSGLNAKGACIGPMGGRVRNVMGELSGEKIDIVDWSDDPAEMVANALSPARVSKVEVVDMAARSARVTVPDYQLSLAIGKEGQNARLAARLTGWRIDIRPDTEQAGE, via the coding sequence GTGGACATCGACATGAGTGCCCTGCGGGGCTTGGTGCGGGAGAAGGAGATCTCCTTCCCCCTGCTGGTCGAGGCGATCGAGTCGGCCCTCCTCATCGCCTACCACCGCACCGAGGGAAGCCGCCGCCACGCGCGCGTGGAGCTGAACCGGGAGACCGGCCATGTGACCGTGTGGGCGAAGGAGGATCCCGAGGACCTCGAGGAGGGCCAGGAGGCCCGCGAGTTCGACGACACCCCGTCCGGCTTCGGCCGTATCGCCGCCACCACCGCCAAGCAGGTCATCCTGCAGCGGCTGCGCGACGCTGAGGACGACGCGACGCTCGGCGAGTACGCGGGGCGTGAGGGTGACATCGTCACCGGCGTGGTCCAGCAGGGCCGCGACCCGAAGAACGTGCTCGTGGACATCGGTAAGCTGGAGGCCATCCTCCCGGTGCAGGAGCAGGTCCCGGGCGAGACCTACCCGCACGGCATGCGGATCCGGTCGTACGTCGTCCGAGTGGCGAAGGGTGTCCGTGGCCCGTCCGTCACCCTGTCGCGCACGCACCCCAATCTGGTGAAGAAGCTCTTCGCGCTGGAGGTGCCGGAGATCGCCGACGGTTCCGTCGAGATCGCCGCCATCGCCCGCGAGGCAGGTCACCGCACGAAGATCGCCGTCCGGTCCACCCGCAGCGGCCTGAACGCCAAGGGCGCCTGTATCGGCCCCATGGGCGGACGTGTGCGCAATGTCATGGGCGAGCTGAGCGGCGAGAAGATCGACATCGTCGACTGGTCGGACGACCCGGCCGAGATGGTGGCGAACGCGCTGTCGCCGGCCCGGGTCTCCAAGGTGGAGGTCGTGGACATGGCGGCCCGCTCGGCGCGCGTGACCGTGCCCGACTACCAGCTGTCGCTGGCGATCGGCAAGGAAGGGCAGAACGCCCGGCTCGCGGCCCGGCTCACCGGCTGGCGGATCGACATCCGTCCGGACACCGAGCAGGCCGGGGAATAG
- the truB gene encoding tRNA pseudouridine(55) synthase TruB, with translation MTQKHTTPDGLVIVDKPSGFTSHDVVAKMRGIARTRRVGHAGTLDPMATGVLVLGVEKATKLLGHLALTEKEYLGTVRLGQTTVTDDAEGEITGSSDASKVTREAIDAGIAKLSGDIMQVPSKVSAIKIDGVRSYKRARDGEDFEIPARPVTVSSFSVYDVRDAVADDGTAVLDLVVSVVCSSGTYIRALARDLGADLGVGGHLTALRRTRVGPYKLDAAKTLDQLQQELTVMPIAEAAAAAFPRWDVDVRRARLLTNGVRLDMPDEYAGSGPVAVFDPEGRFLALVEQHKGKAKSLAIFG, from the coding sequence ATGACGCAGAAGCACACCACGCCCGACGGCCTTGTCATCGTCGACAAGCCGTCGGGCTTCACTTCGCACGACGTGGTCGCCAAGATGCGCGGCATCGCACGCACCCGCCGCGTCGGGCACGCCGGCACCCTCGACCCCATGGCGACGGGCGTCCTCGTCCTCGGCGTCGAGAAGGCGACCAAGCTCCTCGGTCACCTGGCCCTGACCGAGAAGGAGTACCTCGGCACCGTCCGCCTGGGCCAGACCACGGTCACCGACGACGCCGAGGGCGAGATCACGGGATCGTCCGACGCCTCGAAGGTCACCCGCGAGGCCATCGACGCCGGGATCGCCAAGCTGAGCGGCGACATCATGCAGGTGCCGTCCAAGGTCAGCGCCATCAAGATCGACGGCGTGCGTTCCTACAAGCGGGCGCGGGACGGCGAGGACTTCGAGATCCCGGCGCGGCCGGTCACCGTCTCGTCCTTCTCGGTGTACGACGTCCGGGACGCCGTCGCCGACGACGGCACCGCGGTCCTCGACCTGGTCGTGTCGGTGGTCTGCTCCTCCGGTACGTACATCCGTGCCCTGGCCCGTGACCTCGGCGCCGACCTGGGCGTCGGCGGCCATCTCACGGCGCTGCGCCGCACCCGCGTCGGCCCCTACAAGCTGGACGCCGCCAAGACCCTGGACCAGCTCCAGCAGGAGCTGACCGTGATGCCGATCGCCGAGGCCGCCGCGGCCGCGTTCCCGCGCTGGGACGTGGATGTCAGGCGCGCCCGGCTGCTCACGAACGGGGTCCGTCTCGACATGCCCGACGAGTACGCGGGCTCCGGCCCCGTCGCCGTCTTCGACCCCGAGGGCCGCTTCCTGGCGCTCGTGGAGCAGCACAAGGGCAAGGCGAAGAGCCTCGCCATCTTCGGCTGA
- a CDS encoding DUF503 family protein, with amino-acid sequence MYVGTLSFDLLLGDVRSLKEKRSVVRPIVAELQRKYAVSAAEVDHMDLYRRAGIGIAMVSGDAGHLTDVLDRCERLVAGRPEVELLSVRRRFHGDHDD; translated from the coding sequence ATGTACGTGGGGACGCTGTCCTTCGACCTGCTCCTCGGCGACGTACGGTCGCTGAAGGAGAAGCGCTCCGTCGTCCGCCCGATCGTCGCCGAGCTTCAGCGCAAATACGCGGTGAGCGCGGCCGAGGTGGACCACATGGACCTCTATCGGCGGGCCGGGATCGGCATCGCCATGGTGTCCGGCGACGCCGGGCACCTCACTGACGTACTGGATCGGTGCGAACGGCTGGTCGCCGGGCGTCCCGAAGTGGAACTGCTGTCGGTACGGCGGCGCTTCCACGGTGACCACGACGACTGA
- the rimP gene encoding ribosome maturation factor RimP: MSTTQSERLRELLEPLVTSQGLDLEEIAVDSVGRKRVLRVVVDSDTGADLDQIADVSRALSAKLDETDAMGEGEYTLEVGTPGAERLLTEHRHYVRAVDRLVKFQLAEGGELVARILKVDDEGLDLEVPGVKGRRPTSRRLGFPEIDKARVQVEFSRKDSKNEKEEEA; this comes from the coding sequence ATGAGCACCACCCAGAGCGAGAGGCTGCGAGAACTGCTCGAACCGCTCGTCACCTCCCAGGGCCTGGATCTCGAAGAGATCGCGGTGGACTCGGTCGGACGCAAGCGAGTGCTGCGCGTCGTCGTCGACTCCGACACCGGGGCGGACCTGGACCAGATCGCCGATGTGAGCCGTGCGCTCTCGGCGAAGCTCGACGAGACGGACGCGATGGGCGAGGGCGAGTACACCCTCGAGGTCGGCACCCCGGGCGCGGAGCGCCTCCTCACGGAACACCGGCACTACGTACGGGCCGTCGACCGGCTGGTGAAGTTCCAACTGGCCGAGGGCGGCGAGCTGGTGGCCAGGATCCTGAAGGTCGACGACGAAGGCCTCGACCTCGAAGTGCCCGGAGTGAAGGGCCGCAGGCCCACCTCCCGCAGACTCGGCTTCCCGGAGATCGACAAGGCGCGCGTGCAGGTCGAGTTCAGCCGCAAGGACAGCAAGAACGAGAAGGAAGAGGAGGCGTAG
- a CDS encoding trypsin-like peptidase domain-containing protein, which yields MAGRGPRAGGDRRMPGMADGTRATGEAWGAPGAQGPYETTGDTQDAQGTRDARDPWDAAWGAQGPQDSSGPWSTPDATGWSEQEAGTGRPSSSHFHDDDPARQPADGNGIGARVRDAALVRIHDLAGRPRGLGFVADHHGTVLTSHEVVDGLPGLVLHAAEGDRRCEVPESAVTLLPALDLALVRTEGLGVEPLPVSVRDRIETGAYVRIAAGGWREARVLGATSVTYTATDRCHLLDDALELAIGTAGRDALRLGGGAAGGPVLDPGTGAVVGVLGTALRCGHRDAVFAVPLGPRPDGPLAGLLAENAATVPAYGADLNLAGVLELTATSVGQDGPPGAPAGHVGRAGAGGAGGVTPVERASTAREFSAFTESRASVLGLVGRPGSGRTTELAALAARRHRGPGAAPTLWLRGADLQGDDTSVADAARRALTRAARIVAASASSDPAALGDTTPERLARLARTTGRPLLLLLDGPEEMPPVLAHRLTEWTEGTEEWLRVTGARLVVACRAEYWEGAGAEFPQEVLYGSADRAAQGTAGRFPPCVPLGDLTPDEAQHARVRYGVPAGALADPDARHPLTLRLLSEVRAALPEGPHPRLDRDDVLCAHLDLMCLRIAVRLAAENGLRGTAVRRLAAKVSGQVHEAARRSLGPGQGELDRASFEAVFPWGPAPARLGGGTGWASAVLTEGLLVPAGNGYRFAHEELADWIQGMHLDLDEALHALVHRRRTDPDAAHPLPVPRHRIGPVVQALLLLPRHQGHRQLALQLEELALALDADRHSWWAARLLTETLLRVPDAMPYQDVLRLLTDRIVAWSRQHRGAPVELGPDFWTALPLPDGERLDLLRRLVLADGPPTDDAAPRRPRYLDAVAHLLAAAPTAVQSSLTRWFGDDRPLPATPHATVARAAQALLYAHRDRAPDDLMENLVDSAHRRADELLAVLAEEEPSAMCRAVDRWAHDERPARRVAAVAYGPRAAPHARTEADRELLRHAALALLDRPADRTLHGGALAMLVRDPSTRARHLPQALRHFSEGDPQLPPSALVPALPTHPEPVLEAFRVRLRRPDAAQALRTLADAITPDLARPVAVLVGEAVDRRPETAEDVAAYVDRRLDHDPASRAVLLPLVTGLLDGGPERVRAALAAVLAASGTPASRALRRELLDFLLDHERSPAVLDAFLHATVRQSGDRGDGRLRDLVHHTGVLLVRTPDGAARFDRGLVALGRHVPGFAVRIAGWLNDTPQAWATVVGPSTRRMIENLAGVRVPA from the coding sequence ATGGCGGGACGGGGCCCGCGGGCGGGCGGGGACCGCCGGATGCCGGGGATGGCGGACGGGACGAGGGCGACGGGGGAGGCGTGGGGCGCGCCGGGCGCGCAGGGCCCGTACGAGACCACCGGGGACACGCAGGACGCTCAGGGTACTCGGGACGCCCGGGACCCATGGGACGCCGCGTGGGGTGCTCAAGGCCCGCAGGACTCATCGGGGCCGTGGAGTACCCCGGACGCCACCGGCTGGTCCGAGCAGGAGGCCGGCACCGGGCGCCCAAGTTCCTCCCACTTCCACGACGACGACCCTGCTCGCCAACCGGCGGACGGCAACGGCATCGGTGCCCGCGTCCGTGACGCAGCCCTGGTCCGCATCCACGACCTGGCCGGTCGGCCCCGTGGCCTCGGCTTCGTGGCCGACCACCATGGCACGGTCCTCACCAGCCACGAGGTCGTCGACGGGCTGCCCGGCCTGGTCCTGCACGCCGCCGAGGGCGACCGCAGGTGCGAGGTGCCCGAGAGCGCGGTGACCCTGTTGCCCGCCCTCGACCTGGCGCTCGTACGCACCGAAGGGCTGGGCGTGGAGCCGCTGCCGGTGAGTGTGCGGGACCGGATCGAGACCGGTGCGTACGTCCGGATCGCGGCCGGTGGCTGGCGGGAGGCGCGGGTGCTGGGCGCGACGTCCGTGACGTACACGGCGACGGACCGCTGCCATCTCCTCGACGACGCCCTGGAGTTGGCGATCGGCACGGCCGGCCGGGACGCGCTGCGGCTGGGCGGCGGGGCGGCCGGGGGTCCCGTGCTGGACCCCGGGACCGGTGCGGTGGTGGGCGTCCTCGGCACGGCACTGCGGTGCGGCCACCGCGACGCCGTCTTCGCCGTACCGCTGGGCCCACGGCCCGACGGCCCACTGGCCGGGCTGCTCGCCGAGAACGCGGCGACGGTGCCGGCGTACGGTGCCGACCTCAACCTGGCGGGCGTCCTGGAGCTGACAGCCACGTCGGTCGGGCAGGACGGTCCGCCGGGAGCGCCGGCGGGTCATGTCGGACGGGCGGGCGCCGGGGGAGCGGGAGGCGTGACCCCGGTCGAACGGGCCTCGACGGCACGGGAGTTCAGCGCCTTCACCGAGAGCCGGGCGTCCGTGCTGGGCTTGGTCGGGCGCCCCGGCAGCGGCCGTACGACAGAACTCGCGGCCCTGGCCGCCCGCCGCCACCGCGGCCCCGGAGCGGCTCCCACGCTGTGGTTGCGCGGCGCCGACCTGCAGGGCGACGACACCTCGGTGGCCGACGCCGCACGCCGGGCGCTGACCCGGGCGGCCCGCATCGTGGCGGCGTCGGCCTCGTCCGACCCCGCCGCCCTGGGCGACACCACCCCGGAACGCCTGGCCCGGCTCGCCCGCACCACCGGCCGCCCCCTCCTGCTCCTCCTGGACGGCCCGGAGGAAATGCCCCCCGTCCTGGCCCACCGCCTCACGGAGTGGACCGAGGGCACGGAGGAGTGGCTGCGGGTGACGGGGGCGCGGCTGGTGGTGGCGTGCAGGGCGGAGTACTGGGAGGGGGCGGGCGCCGAGTTCCCGCAGGAAGTGCTGTACGGCTCCGCCGACCGGGCGGCGCAGGGGACGGCCGGTCGGTTCCCGCCCTGCGTACCGCTCGGCGACCTCACCCCCGACGAGGCCCAGCACGCCCGAGTCCGTTACGGCGTCCCGGCCGGGGCCCTCGCCGACCCCGATGCCCGCCATCCCCTCACCCTCCGCCTCCTCTCCGAGGTACGTGCCGCCCTCCCCGAGGGCCCCCACCCCCGACTCGACCGCGACGACGTCCTCTGTGCCCACCTCGATCTCATGTGCCTGCGCATCGCCGTCCGTCTCGCCGCTGAGAACGGCCTGCGCGGCACCGCCGTACGCCGCCTCGCCGCCAAGGTCTCCGGCCAGGTCCACGAGGCCGCCCGCCGCAGCCTCGGTCCCGGCCAGGGGGAGCTGGACCGCGCGTCCTTCGAGGCCGTGTTCCCCTGGGGCCCCGCCCCGGCGAGGCTCGGCGGCGGTACCGGCTGGGCGTCCGCCGTCCTCACCGAGGGCCTCCTCGTGCCCGCCGGCAACGGCTACCGCTTCGCCCACGAGGAACTCGCCGACTGGATCCAGGGCATGCACCTCGACCTCGACGAGGCCCTGCACGCCCTGGTCCACCGCCGCCGCACCGACCCCGACGCCGCCCATCCCCTGCCCGTGCCGCGCCACCGCATCGGTCCCGTCGTCCAGGCCCTCCTGCTGCTGCCGCGTCACCAGGGGCACCGTCAACTCGCCCTTCAGCTGGAGGAGTTGGCGCTGGCGTTGGACGCCGACCGGCACTCCTGGTGGGCCGCCCGGCTCCTCACCGAGACCCTGCTGCGCGTCCCCGACGCGATGCCGTACCAGGACGTACTGCGCCTCCTCACCGACCGGATCGTGGCCTGGAGCCGGCAGCACCGCGGCGCGCCTGTCGAGCTGGGCCCCGACTTCTGGACCGCGCTGCCGCTCCCGGACGGCGAGCGCCTCGACCTGCTGCGCCGACTCGTCCTCGCCGACGGCCCGCCGACCGACGACGCAGCGCCCCGCCGCCCCCGCTACCTCGACGCCGTGGCCCACCTCCTCGCCGCCGCCCCCACCGCCGTACAGTCCTCTCTCACCCGCTGGTTCGGCGACGACCGCCCACTCCCCGCCACCCCCCACGCGACCGTCGCCCGCGCCGCCCAGGCCCTGCTGTACGCGCACCGCGACCGTGCGCCGGACGACCTCATGGAGAATCTGGTCGACAGCGCGCACCGCCGGGCCGACGAACTGCTCGCCGTGCTGGCCGAAGAGGAACCGTCCGCGATGTGCCGCGCCGTCGACCGCTGGGCGCACGACGAGAGGCCCGCCCGACGTGTCGCAGCGGTGGCGTACGGGCCGCGCGCCGCGCCCCATGCCCGCACCGAAGCCGACCGCGAGCTCCTGCGCCACGCCGCCCTCGCCCTGCTCGACCGCCCCGCCGATCGCACACTGCACGGCGGCGCGCTCGCCATGCTCGTGCGTGACCCGAGTACCCGCGCCCGTCATCTCCCGCAGGCGCTACGGCACTTCTCGGAAGGCGACCCGCAGCTCCCGCCCAGCGCGCTGGTCCCCGCCCTGCCCACGCACCCCGAGCCGGTACTCGAGGCCTTCCGCGTGCGCCTGCGCCGACCGGACGCCGCGCAGGCGCTGCGCACCCTCGCCGACGCCATCACGCCCGACCTCGCCCGCCCGGTTGCCGTCCTCGTAGGGGAGGCGGTGGATCGGCGTCCCGAGACCGCCGAGGACGTGGCCGCGTACGTCGACCGGCGCCTCGACCACGATCCTGCCTCCCGCGCCGTACTGCTCCCGCTGGTCACCGGCCTGCTGGACGGCGGTCCGGAAAGGGTGCGGGCCGCCCTCGCCGCCGTACTCGCCGCTTCCGGCACCCCCGCCTCCCGCGCCCTGCGCCGCGAGCTCCTGGACTTCCTGCTGGACCACGAGCGCAGCCCCGCCGTGCTGGACGCCTTCCTGCACGCCACCGTCCGGCAGAGCGGCGACCGGGGTGACGGCCGCCTCCGCGACCTCGTCCACCACACCGGCGTGCTCCTCGTCCGCACCCCGGACGGCGCGGCCCGCTTCGACCGCGGACTGGTCGCTCTCGGCCGCCACGTCCCCGGCTTCGCCGTGCGCATCGCCGGCTGGCTGAACGACACCCCGCAGGCGTGGGCGACGGTGGTGGGACCGAGCACCCGCCGGATGATCGAGAACCTGGCCGGCGTACGAGTTCCCGCATGA
- a CDS encoding YlxR family protein, with the protein MSGRTRVRACPERTCVGCRERAAKADLLRIVAIEDECVPDHRGTLPGRGAYVHPALVCLDQAVRRRAFTRALRAPGALDIKALRQYVEQTTVAEQATP; encoded by the coding sequence GTGTCTGGCCGGACACGCGTCCGCGCATGCCCTGAACGCACCTGTGTGGGGTGCCGGGAGCGAGCGGCCAAGGCTGATCTGCTGCGCATCGTGGCGATCGAGGACGAATGCGTCCCCGATCATCGCGGTACGCTGCCCGGCCGGGGTGCGTACGTACACCCCGCACTGGTCTGTCTCGACCAGGCGGTACGCCGCCGGGCGTTCACGCGGGCGTTGCGCGCCCCGGGAGCGCTCGACATTAAGGCGTTGCGCCAGTACGTCGAGCAGACAACAGTTGCTGAGCAGGCAACACCGTAA
- the infB gene encoding translation initiation factor IF-2, producing the protein MAKVRVYELAKEFGVESKVVMAKLQELGEFVRSASSTIEAPVVRKLTDALQQGNGGGKSAPARKAAPAKPAAPSPAQAARPAAPRPPAPKPAAAEKPAAPAAPAAPGPRPTPGPKPAPRPAPASPAPTTPEFTAPPSAPAAPAASQGQGQGQSQGSGPRPGAPRPAGQAPRPGAPRPGGPGQGGQGRGDRGDRPGAPRQGGGAPRPGARPAGPRPGNNPFTSGGSTGMARPQAPRPGGAPRPGGPGGAGAPGGAPRPQGQGGPRPQAPGGARPTPGGMPRPQGGGPRPGGGAGGPRPGGGPGGPRPNPGMMPQRPAAGPRPGGGGPGGRGPGGGGRPGGGGGGRPGGGGGFAGRPGGGGGGGFAGRPGGPGGGGGGFAGRPGGPGGGGGGRPGFGGRPGGPGGRGGTQGAFGRPGGPARRGRKSKRQRRQEYEAMQAPSVGGVMLPRGNGQTVRLSRGASLTDFAEKINANPASLVAVMMNLGEMVTATQSVSDETLQLLAGEMNYIVEIVSPEEEDRELLESFDIEFGEDEGGEEFLMPRPPVVTVMGHVDHGKTRLLDTIRKTNVVAGEAGGITQHIGAYQVRTQVNGEERGITFIDTPGHEAFTAMRARGAKSTDIAILVVAANDGVMPQTVEALNHAKAADVPIVVAVNKIDVEGADPTKVRGQLTEYGLVAEEYGGDTMFVDISAKQGLNIDSLLEAVVLTADASLDLRANPEQDAQGIAIESHLDRGRGAVSTVLVQRGTLRIGDTMVVGDAYGRVRAMLDDNGNNVEEAGPSTPVLVLGLTNVPGAGDNFLVVDEDRTARQIAEKRAARERNANFARRGVRFSLENLDEALKAGLVQELNLIIKGDASGSVEALESSLLQLDVGEEVDIRVLHRGVGAVTESDIDLATGSDAIVIGFNVRAAGRAAQMAEREGVDVRYYSVIYQAIEEIEAALKGMLKPEYEEVELGTAEIREVFKSSKLGNIAGVLVRSGEVKRNTKARLVRDGKVIAESLNISGLRRFKDDVTEIREGFEGGINLGNFNDIKVDDVIATYEMREKPRA; encoded by the coding sequence GTGGCTAAGGTCCGGGTATACGAACTCGCCAAGGAGTTCGGGGTTGAGAGCAAGGTCGTCATGGCCAAGCTCCAAGAACTCGGTGAATTCGTCCGTTCGGCGTCTTCGACCATCGAAGCGCCCGTCGTCCGTAAGCTGACGGACGCCCTCCAGCAGGGCAACGGAGGCGGCAAGTCCGCCCCCGCACGCAAGGCCGCCCCGGCGAAGCCGGCGGCCCCCTCTCCCGCGCAGGCCGCCCGTCCGGCCGCCCCGCGCCCGCCGGCCCCCAAGCCGGCTGCCGCCGAGAAGCCCGCGGCTCCCGCCGCGCCGGCCGCTCCCGGCCCCCGTCCCACTCCGGGCCCGAAGCCCGCGCCGCGGCCTGCCCCGGCGTCCCCGGCTCCGACCACGCCCGAGTTCACGGCACCCCCGTCGGCTCCCGCCGCACCCGCCGCCTCTCAGGGCCAGGGCCAGGGCCAGAGCCAGGGCTCCGGCCCGCGTCCGGGCGCCCCGCGTCCGGCCGGCCAGGCGCCGCGTCCCGGCGCTCCGCGTCCGGGCGGCCCCGGCCAGGGCGGCCAGGGCCGTGGTGACCGCGGCGACCGTCCAGGCGCTCCGCGTCAGGGCGGCGGCGCCCCGCGTCCCGGTGCCCGTCCGGCCGGTCCCCGTCCGGGCAACAACCCGTTCACCTCTGGTGGCTCCACCGGCATGGCGCGCCCGCAGGCGCCCCGTCCGGGCGGTGCCCCGCGTCCCGGCGGCCCGGGTGGCGCCGGTGCTCCCGGCGGCGCTCCGCGTCCGCAGGGCCAGGGCGGTCCCCGTCCCCAGGCTCCGGGCGGCGCACGTCCCACGCCGGGCGGAATGCCCCGTCCGCAGGGCGGCGGTCCGCGTCCCGGCGGCGGCGCCGGCGGCCCGCGTCCCGGCGGCGGCCCCGGCGGTCCGCGTCCGAACCCCGGCATGATGCCGCAGCGTCCTGCTGCCGGCCCGCGTCCCGGGGGCGGTGGCCCCGGTGGCCGTGGTCCCGGTGGCGGCGGTCGTCCCGGTGGTGGCGGCGGCGGTCGCCCGGGTGGCGGCGGCGGCTTCGCCGGTCGTCCCGGTGGCGGCGGTGGCGGCGGCTTCGCCGGTCGTCCCGGCGGTCCCGGTGGCGGCGGTGGCGGTTTCGCCGGTCGTCCGGGTGGTCCCGGCGGTGGCGGCGGTGGCCGTCCCGGCTTCGGTGGTCGTCCCGGCGGTCCCGGTGGCCGTGGTGGCACGCAGGGTGCCTTCGGCCGTCCCGGCGGTCCCGCGCGTCGCGGTCGCAAGTCGAAGCGGCAGAGGCGCCAGGAGTACGAGGCCATGCAGGCCCCGTCGGTCGGCGGCGTGATGCTGCCTCGCGGCAACGGACAGACCGTCCGCCTGTCGCGCGGTGCGTCGCTCACCGACTTCGCGGAGAAGATCAACGCCAACCCGGCGTCGCTCGTCGCCGTGATGATGAACCTCGGCGAGATGGTCACTGCCACGCAGTCCGTCTCCGACGAGACCCTCCAGCTGCTCGCCGGCGAGATGAACTACATCGTCGAGATCGTCAGCCCGGAGGAGGAGGACCGCGAGCTGCTCGAGTCCTTCGACATCGAGTTCGGCGAGGACGAGGGCGGCGAGGAATTCCTCATGCCGCGTCCGCCGGTCGTGACCGTCATGGGTCACGTCGACCACGGTAAGACCCGACTGCTGGACACCATCCGCAAGACGAACGTCGTCGCGGGCGAGGCCGGCGGTATCACGCAGCACATCGGTGCGTACCAGGTCCGTACCCAGGTCAACGGCGAAGAGCGCGGGATCACCTTCATCGACACCCCGGGTCACGAGGCGTTCACCGCCATGCGTGCCCGTGGTGCGAAGTCGACCGACATCGCGATCCTGGTCGTCGCGGCCAACGACGGCGTCATGCCGCAGACGGTCGAGGCGCTCAACCACGCCAAGGCGGCCGACGTCCCGATCGTCGTCGCGGTCAACAAGATCGACGTCGAGGGCGCCGACCCGACCAAGGTGCGCGGTCAGCTGACCGAGTACGGCCTCGTGGCCGAGGAGTACGGCGGCGACACGATGTTCGTCGACATCTCCGCCAAGCAGGGTCTGAACATCGACTCCCTGCTGGAGGCCGTGGTCCTGACCGCGGACGCCTCGCTCGACCTGCGGGCCAACCCGGAGCAGGACGCGCAAGGTATTGCGATCGAGTCCCACCTCGACCGTGGTCGCGGTGCCGTCTCGACCGTCCTCGTCCAGCGAGGCACGCTGCGTATCGGCGACACGATGGTGGTCGGCGACGCGTACGGCCGCGTCCGGGCGATGCTCGACGACAACGGCAACAACGTCGAGGAAGCGGGTCCGTCGACCCCCGTCCTCGTCCTGGGTCTCACCAACGTCCCGGGCGCCGGCGACAACTTCCTGGTCGTCGACGAGGACCGTACGGCGCGTCAGATCGCCGAGAAGCGCGCGGCGCGTGAGCGCAACGCCAACTTCGCCCGCCGGGGTGTCCGGTTCTCCCTGGAGAACCTGGACGAGGCCCTCAAGGCCGGTCTGGTGCAGGAACTCAACCTCATCATCAAGGGCGACGCGTCCGGTTCGGTGGAGGCTCTCGAGTCCTCGCTGCTCCAGCTCGACGTCGGCGAAGAGGTCGACATCCGCGTCCTGCACCGCGGTGTGGGTGCGGTCACCGAGTCGGACATCGACCTGGCGACCGGCTCCGACGCCATCGTCATCGGCTTCAACGTCCGCGCTGCGGGCCGCGCGGCGCAGATGGCGGAGCGCGAGGGCGTCGACGTCCGGTACTACTCGGTGATCTACCAGGCCATCGAGGAGATCGAGGCGGCCCTCAAGGGCATGCTCAAGCCGGAGTACGAGGAGGTCGAGCTCGGCACGGCGGAGATCCGCGAGGTCTTCAAGTCGTCCAAGCTGGGCAACATCGCCGGTGTCCTGGTCCGCTCGGGCGAGGTCAAGCGCAACACGAAGGCTCGACTCGTCCGCGACGGCAAGGTCATCGCGGAGAGCCTCAACATCTCCGGCCTGCGTCGCTTCAAGGACGACGTCACCGAGATCCGCGAAGGGTTCGAGGGCGGTATCAACCTCGGCAACTTCAACGACATCAAGGTCGACGACGTCATCGCGACGTACGAGATGCGTGAGAAGCCGCGGGCGTAA